TGAGCGCGCCGATGATGACCGCCATGACCACGCTGGCGACGGAACCAACAATGGCGCCAATCAGGCTGCCGGAGAACAGCGATCCAAACACGCCACTGAAGAGCACGCTGGCGGCCGCCAGACATCCTATTGCACTGAAGAGGAGGTTGACGATCGCGACGATCTTGATGTGGGTGCGCATGGGGCGGATTCTCGGAGAAGGTGGAAGACTGCCAGTCACCCTACGGGAACAGCCGGTCGCAGGATTCGCGGTCGGGTTACGTGTCAAAGCGATACGCCATCACGTCCTGGCGGCGCGTCTTCCCCCGAACTGACCTCCCAGGCTCACCATGGCGACCCCGCCGACAATGACCAGCATGGCCAGCAGCGCCTGGGGCGGCATTCGTTCGCCGGCCAGCGCCACCCCCAGCAGCACGGCCACCACCGGATTGACGTATGCATACGTGCCCACGGCCGTCGGACTCGCCACGCGCAGCAACCACATGTAGGTGCTGAAACCGATCAGCGAACCGAACACGATGAGGTACGCCAGCGAATACACCGACGCCAGCGTGATAGCGTCTCGATGCACGTGCGACAGTTCGCCGCTGACGACGGACAGCACCATGAGCATCACGCCGCCGGCGAGCATCTGCATACTGATGGCCAACGCGGCGGGTTTGGCCAGACGGGCCGTGCGCGAGTACAGCGAACCAATGGTCCAGGACAGCGATCCGCACGCCAGCACAATGGCGCCCGACGGTGCCACTGCCGCGCTGCTGATCTGGCCATCGGCAGGCAGCACCAACAGGGCCACGCCAACCAGTCCAAGCGCGACGCCAGCCCATTTCGCAAATCCCGGTCGCTTGCCCTGCGCCACCTCGCACAACACCAGCCAGAGCGGCACGGTGGCCACCATCAACGACGTCATGCCCGAACTCACCCGCTGCTCGGACCACGACACGGCACCGTTGCCGACGAACAACAACAGGAAGCCGATGATCGCGGAATTGCGCCATTCGATGGCCGATGGTGCGGCGGCTCCGCGCCAACGACTGAAGCCATAGAGCAGTCCACCGGCAATCAGAAATCGCACGCCACCCATGACAAATGGCGGGATCGTCTCCACGCCCCATCGTATGGCCAGATAGGTCGATCCCCACACGACGTAGATGACCAGAAACCCCAGCACGAGCCGGTTGCGACTCGCGGGCGCCGGCGCCGACGCGGCGCGGGCGGAAGACTCGGAGAGGGTCATGACAGGGACTCGGTGGCTTCGCGCCGGCGAATGGCTCGAAGTGCTGCGTCGCCCGCAGCAAGTCCACCGACAACGAGATAGAGATAAAACGTGTAGAAGCGCCACCAGAGGAGCGTTGCGGCGAAGATGCCAACCGGAATCGCGGACTTGAGTGTCACCGCGAACGCGCCTTCGATGAAACCACCACCGCCCGGCGCAGGCACCACCACGCCACCGTAGAACAGCGCCAGCGGCCAGAGCACCAGCGGTGCCAGCGTGTCCATAGTCAGT
This sequence is a window from Gemmatimonadaceae bacterium. Protein-coding genes within it:
- the yedA gene encoding drug/metabolite exporter YedA; this translates as MTLSESSARAASAPAPASRNRLVLGFLVIYVVWGSTYLAIRWGVETIPPFVMGGVRFLIAGGLLYGFSRWRGAAAPSAIEWRNSAIIGFLLLFVGNGAVSWSEQRVSSGMTSLMVATVPLWLVLCEVAQGKRPGFAKWAGVALGLVGVALLVLPADGQISSAAVAPSGAIVLACGSLSWTIGSLYSRTARLAKPAALAISMQMLAGGVMLMVLSVVSGELSHVHRDAITLASVYSLAYLIVFGSLIGFSTYMWLLRVASPTAVGTYAYVNPVVAVLLGVALAGERMPPQALLAMLVIVGGVAMVSLGGQFGGRRAART